One Oryctolagus cuniculus chromosome 7, mOryCun1.1, whole genome shotgun sequence genomic window, atGGACTTCTACCCCTGGGCAGGTCCTGTCTGCCCTGTGGATCCCCTGGCCTGCTGGCATGGGaggctccccctccctccctcctcaaggCCTGGCCTCTCACACCTGCTTCAGCTCACATCCTGGGTCAGGCCCTATGGCCTACAAAGAAAAACGCTTCACTCCTGGGCTTTTCTAACAGGAGTCAGAAACCGGTAATACAAACGGGCAAACAAACGACACGAGCAACTGGCGCAGACGGAGGCTTCTGGGGCTCCCTGTGCTGCTGCCTCTCCAGTCCTCTTACTGTCTCTGAAACAAGCCTGGCAGACAGGTGGTACTGCAGCTGCTGTGTGGAGGAGATACAGTCTAAGGGCGTGTAGGCCCGTTGCCCAGGGGAACCTTGCCAGTGACAGAGGCAAAATTTAAACTCAAGTCTGCAGAACGCTAAGGCCTAAGCCATTTTTCTCACTCTAACTATGTTGTAGCTCCCAAatccagggacctggaactctgGCTGACCTCTTAGATCccgcccttccccctccttccccagggACTGAACCACAGCTGGGAGGTCAAGACTGTTACAGGGTGGGTGTCCagagtccagctctggctgggatgcatgcaccccatattggagtggctggattcaaatcccagcttggctcctatcccagcttcctgctcttgcacagactctgggaggcagcaggtgctggctcaaacacttgggtccctaccactctcatgggagacctgggttgagttcctggttcccagtctcggcctggctcagcctcacctCTCTGTtatctgtctctggctctctccctctctctctctctgtctctcaaacacacacacacaatctaggGGCCAACCCCTAGCTCTAGCCTATCCTCTACCACTGCTGGGCTAGGGGCACATCCACAGCAACCCTGGCCAGCCTCAGGACCTCACTTCCTCAACTGATGACCAGTCAGAGTGCTGAGGAGTAGGGACAGGGTTGGGAAATCAGCTCCCTGGGGTCTCTGCAGCCCTGGTAACTAGACATCCCGAGGGTAGTGGGGGAGGCTAGAGGCTGGGGCCCGAGGGACTGCCTTTCACGGGCACCAGGGCTCGCACTGGACACTGAGTGGGGCATCTGCAGGCTTCATCCAATGCCAGGAGGAGGGTGCACGGCTAGCAGCCCTGGAGTGGTTGCTCTGGGCCTCTGCACGTGCTGCTCCCTTCATCTGCTGCACCTGTCACCTGACTCGCTCCCACCTTCTCCTTTGGGGCAGTTCAGGAGGGACTCCCTCAGGAGGCTTCTCTGGGTCTGCCTTGCCTGGCCCCAGGGCCGCTTCAGGCATTGCCCCATCACGGCAGCCACCACACTGCATGGGGCTGTCCAGCACACCCCGAGATGGCAGCACAGAGAACCCCTCAGGAATGCCTGGCGAGGGAGTGAACACATAGACGACTGCAGGTGTCTTGTTcacgggggctggggctgcccctgcCAACCCAGGGCCTTACAGACAGTTACACCCGTTTCCCAGGCTCCACCCTCCTCCTAGCCTCAGCTTCCCTACTCCTGACCACTAGCGCTCTTCTGAGTGGCCTTGGGCTCGCACAGCCTGCTGTGAACTTCTACACCTGCTTTCTGGCTTGTGAAGAGCTCCTGGGATCTGGCAGGTAAAGGACCCCTTGGTAGCATGTCTGGAGTTCTCTGTGCTAATTTCTGCTGCGTGGGCACCCTCAGTGAAGGGGAGACCTCTGTGTGATGAAGACAGCGGGGCTAGCCCTGGCACAAGCTGTCTTCTGGCTGCTCGGTCTTCCTGTCTCACGTATTTCTCCATCCCACACCCCACCAGGACTTCTGGGTACCAGAAAGTTACATGCTCCAAGTAACTGCCCACGTGGCAAGTATGGCTTAGTAcccatcccagccctgcccagccaggcCTTGGCTCCAGCACACAGAGCTGCCTCCTGCCAGAATTGAGCAGGCGAGGCTCCAGACAGGTACAGAGAGCCCTCTGGAGCCAGGGAACACCCACAGAACTTCGGAGGACACCTCCAGCTCCCCTAGATCTGTGTGCGGGGCCAGAATGAGTGCGAGCAGGGGCCTTAGCACACCCCGCCccatgcaggctggggcttctccATCCCCCTGGGGAAAGTGAGGCCctgcttccttcttcttcctcctttcctcactCCCTCGCATGAGCTGCGAGAGCCATGACTGGGCATGGTGTGCTGGGAAGGAATGAGTGCCAGCACCCACCTGGTCAGCCCTGACCCACCCTCTGGTCTGCCCTCCTTGCTTGGGCTGCTGGCTTTTCCCAGTCTGCCCAGCAGGAGCTGGTGTTGCAGCCACTTCCAGATCACATACGGTGGCTAGGCGCTGAGGGGTGAAAGCCCAGGGGCTTGGGGCCCTGCGCTGGGGGAAGCTCCTGtgctggggcagaggaggggtgTGGGTAGGAGGCCAGGGTGGGGAAACCGCCACTAGGCTCCTCAAGGTTCACCAAGGCAGACCCAACCTCCTCCCACTTCtgcctccccagtgcccacatgtgaCACCAATTCTACCACCCTACAGGCAATGAGAGGCACTCTGAGGACACCATGACTTaggccccacctcctgcagcacccAGTCTCTGCCTGGCTTGCAGGGGTAGTGGGTCCACTCGAGACCAAAAGATcgccctgctgcccagcccctgTGTTCCCTCAGGGCAGCTGAACCAGCCCAGTAAAGCCCTACTGCCTCCCTCAACCTGGTGCTGAGGGGGGCTCCCCTGCCCTGTGCACCCACCTACCTCAATTTCTGGATCTgacttctgtcttctctcttgctTACTACCTACTGGACACTGCCTGCACTTGGCCTTGCTTGGGTCAGGGCTGCGGAGTTAAACCAGACTGCACTGAGACTCCAGGGGCAGGTTAAACCGGtcctgcccccagctgccctgGAAACCTCTGCAAGGAGCAAGCAGCTTCTGACTGACTGCAGAGGAAGGCCGGCTGTCatcggccccctcccccaggccctggtgaCAGCTGACAGAGGGGAGGGGCTGATGGGCCTGGACAAGCTAGCGGGCATCCCTGCAGGCCCAGAGCCTGAAAAGAGAAGTCCTGGGAAGGACACGGTGGGTGGCCTACTAAGGGGCTCCCTAAAGGAGCTGCCTCTGAGAGTGAGCACAGATCTGACCATTCCCGAAGAGTGGAACCAGACTCATGGGCAGATGGGCTGGGCCCCTGGCTACAGGTCAGTGACAAAAGGACAaagtggggaggggccaggatgCACGAGTCTGGACATTGCGCCTTCAGCTGAGGGGTCAGCTGCCCCTGCAGAATGGCTCCGGGGCCCAGAGAAGGCCTTCGGCCcctggcttgagaaagcagaaagGAACCATGAGACCAGAGGCAGAGAGCCCATCGAATTCAAGGGCTCAGGGCTGAAGGCTGGCAGTGATACTGGGGATGGCCTTGGAGATAGAGTTTTCCCTGGGCCAGTACTGGGGcgcagtgggtaaggctgccacctacgacactggcatcccatatgggcactggttcaagacccagctccacttctgatccagctccctactaatgtgcctgggaaagcaacagcagcagatggcccaagtgctccaccctgccacctatgtgaaagacctggctaaagctcctggctttggaccagcccagctctggccgttgctgggagtgagccagtggctggaggacccctctctctatctttgcctttcaagtaaataaatacattttttttttttaaaaaagagttttccTTCCCCAGGGATCCACAGGGACAAGGGCTGCTGGCATCTGGCCAGAGAAGGCTGAGAAAGGACCTGTGCCCAGGTACCCGGAGGCAGGCAGTGGCGTCTCCTGGACTCTGTGCCTTGGCTGTCTTTGGGTCTGTCAGCTTTGGGCCAAGGGTTCGGCAGAAGGCGCCAGCGCCGGGGAGCTCACCACTCTCTCCTTGTAGACGATGTACTTCAGCCACTTGAAGTCCTGCCACTTGAAGCCAGCCAGGACGAAGAGAGAGTCGCGCTCATACTGCTCTGGCCGCTGCATGGCGCCCTCGGGGTAGGTGATGCGCAGAGTGGTCTTGCTGCCCACGTCCCTCTCAAAGCCCTTCACTGGAGCTGAGTTCAGTCTGCAGAGAGCAGACACAGTCAGAGCCTGCCTCAGGCCTGAGCCTCGGCAGCCCCAGGCGAGGAGAACGGGGAGCCCTGGCTGCGGGCGCCATCTTGCTGCTCTGTTCCATGGCCCTCCAACCCAGTGTTCCTGAGGCTTCTGCTGGTCTCAGCCCACCAGGCCGGATAGACAGACAGTTCTCCGAGGCCCAGAGCCCAGGATCTGGCCCAGGATCCTAGGGGCTCCAGGCGCTACTTGGGGGGAGGGCTCACCTGACCACAATGTCGTAGTCATCAATCCGTGACCCCAGGGACTTGTTGGCAAGGACCCCTCCATTGCCCACGATGATGCAGCGGCGGCAGCGGAGGCTGAGTGGAGAGAGGTGGAGGCTGCTGTGCAGAATCGTCTGCCAGGCCCTTCCCCCCCTTGCCCTTTGGCCTTTGACCTCATGCCCAAGGCCAGGATCAGGCTGAGACAGAAGAAGGCCAACAGGCTTCCTGTAGAGAGGAGGCCAGAACCACACGTGGGGCAGCTGGGCCCCCGGGCTCTCCAACATCCCTGGTCCCTGACCCTACCCTAGGAAAACATGGGTGTGGAAAAACCCAGGTaccgctcccccctccccctgggaGGGTGTCTCCTTCTGGGGTCTAGGCTCCCCAGGGGTTACAGGGATTTAGGCAGCCTTAGGGTAGAGGGGAAGGTGGGCTGTGCTGGAGACTCTGCCAGGAAAGCAAAGACAGGCTCCAAAGTCAACTgagaagcccccagcccccagcagtcaCCAGAGGGCCGACTCAGTTCACTTCTCGCACCCCTGatcctggggccctgcccctccAGGGCCTGTTGGCTTCAGAGCTGTGAGTGCCTCCTGGGCTGAGGCCCTCCCCCTTCAGCTGCCCCCACCACCCAGACTCACAGTCCCATTGCTGGGCTGATCCCAGGCTAAGTCTTCTGAGGACTGGGATGTGTCGCTGAGTGCTGACAGCTGGCAGGGTGCAGCCCAGGGGAGGGGTCCtcctcacctgctgcaccagcccaGTCTGTGCACTGAGTGTGCACATGCTGGTGTGCCGGAGAATCTGCCCATGCCAGGAAAGGCCAGTtggggggcaggaggctgggcgaGGAGTGGCTCACCTGTCTAGGGCAGGGGTCAGGCGATACTCTTTGGTGACTGACAAGATGGCTTTGATCAGATTGTCTGTGGACAGAGGAGGCAGGTTACTATTTACTTACATTCCCATAAGGCCTGATAACCCTACTCAAAGGCTAGTTCCTGGGTCTAGGAActaggaggtggaggtggggagaagcAGCTCAGGACTTAGAACTGGACTGGCCACTGCTCTTTCTCCCTGAGACAGGAGATGGGGGCAGGAAAGCCGCCAGGCATGCCTCGGTGGCAGCCAGTCCTGGACTGGGTGCAGGACACCTCCCAGGGCTTCTACACCTTCCTGGGGCACTCACATGGCTTCCCGAGGCTCTGCAGCCAGGTCCCAGACATGGTTCCCTAGGCCAGGGCCTTGCCTGGAAGCCCAGGCATCTCTGTCTTCCCCAGAAATGGGAGCCCCAACTTTGAGACAGAGACCTCCTTATGCTTATCTCTATGCTACGGCCTGGCAGGTGTCAGGCAACATAGGAGACAACCAGTGACCCACGTGCCCATCTGGGCCTTGCTTTCTGTCACTGCCCCCCTCACCTCTCCTCTGACTCGCATTGCCCATCTCAAATCCTGTCCTGTGCCAGGTTCTCTTAGAGAACCTGAGACCTGGCATCTACCCACCTGCACCCCACCCAGGCTGTCCCAGTGAGGACCCCCATCTACCTACCTGCACCCCACCCAGGCTGTATCAGCAAGGACCCCCAGGGCCACTATTCTGACCCTCATCTTCTTGGCCTCTTTCTGGCCTTGGCAGGGATGACTGCTCTGCTGTCAAACCCTGGTGTAATGAGGGCATTTTCCCATAACGCATAATGTGTAGTGAGGGTACTGGCTCTGGAATCCGATCCTGGCTCTACACTCGAGAGCACTGTGACCTTACGGGAGTCACTTCCCTTGAGCTTTAGTCTCctcatctcaaaaatgaagaCGGTTAATTCCTACTCTGCAGAGTTGTTAGGAGGATAGGAGATAATGCGTGAGGAGCCAATGATAAACTAAGTGCATCCCCACCATGGAGAGCACCTTCCTGCTGTCAACTGATGATGCACACACGTGGAGATTAAGATCCTGCGACGCTGCTCCTTGTGTGCGCAGCACTGAAAACTCACACCTTCACTCACGGTGACTTGAACAAGAATGTCCTCTGCAGCACTGTTTGCAACAGCAAAACATGGGAGGCAACCGCCATGCCcacaaaggaaaatatattaaaggttttatgtggaatactacacagtcaGTAAAAAAACCAATGACCCAGATCTGTCTGTACCAATATAGTAAATCTAGAAAacataagccaaaaaaaaaaaaaaaaaaaaaaaggcgtgaatacacacacacacatttacgcATGTAATGAGACCATCTGTAAGGTGTACGAAGGATGCTTTTTTAATGGAGATATAAATATGTAGCACAAACAAAGATAAGGATGCTAATGTTGAAGCTGAGATAATGGTCTCCCGGGGAAGGAGGAGATGGATGATTTAGTTGTATTTCACGCTTTAATTGCATCTCATACAATTTCTGAAGCTGGGTAAAAGGTGCGTGGCTGCTCATTACATTATTCTTTATACCTTTTCATGTGTTTGATATATTTCATGTAAATCTAGATGCCTCCAAAACTCAAAATAACAAACCTATGATTTTTTAGAAGATGGGTGGGGACACCGTCAGCACGGAACGAGGTCAACTTCGAGACTGAAAGCACCCTTGGGATTTCTGGGGGGCACCGTGTAATTTCTCCTGGTGagaaggaggcagcagggggcacAGCCCATCTTCCCAGAGGCTGAGTGAGAGCCGGGTAAGTGAACAAACCTTTGAGGAATCTACAGACCTAAGTACCTTCAGCTGTGCCTCACGATGGGCTTTGGGGAGGGCCACAAAggccctcttcccccacccccacttctgccTCTAAGGAAGAGTATACTGTTGCCCATTGGCTAAGATCAAAGATGTGGCCTGGGCTTTATTTCCCCTCCGGTGGGGGGACCCCTAGCAGAAAGGGCACACGGGAGCAGGTGCCCTCCTCTGCTGGCCGATGGGCTCTGCATTGCACTTTCCTCGTGTTCAGTTGGACCTCCAGCGTCTCGAGTGGGGATTTAGGAGAGCACAGCAGGCTGCTTGAATGCCTGCACGCAGGAGAGAGGAGTTCTTCACGTAGTTCAGCCCATTGGATTTGTCCTTGGAGCTCTGAGGTCAAAGTTCAACAGCAAGCTTTTGCTGGCCAGCGTCTCGGGGTGGGTGGGTTGTGTGGAGGGTTTAGGCATCCCTGAGTCTCCTTTCACAGctgctttatttaattttgatcAGAACCGTATACAAGAGTAGTAGCCTCTCCCTTGAAGTGATGAAGAAGCCAAAGCACAGgcaagtaacttgtccaaggtcacagctgGTGAGGGCGCAGTCTGGGGACCTGACCCCACACTCTGTCACCACAGCCATGACATACTCGTGGCAGGAACTTGACAAAGAAGCCAAGTTGCTAAATGACCAGGGATGGGAAAGCCCTCAGTCAGGTGGGAGCTGGATGATGGGTGAGGTCCCTAAGGCAATGGCAGGAGACAGTTTCTGAGAGTATGGGGGCAGGACTTAGGCTCAGAAAGGATTCGCAGGGAGACAGGTGAAGACGAAGCCATGTCAGGCAGGGAGAAGTGAGGAACTTGGGGGCATCCCCGGAGGGCAGCCTGTCTTCTTCAGGAAGCTCCTCATCACTAGTGCCCTGGCCTTCCGACCTCCAGTGCCTCTTCTCTGTGCCCGCTCCGTTCACAGTACTCCCTTCACTCCAGCCTTTGCCGCCCTGTTCTCTGAGTGGCTGCACTGCACTAGACAGGAGCTCCCTGAGCAGTGGGACCCTAAGTGTCTACTTCATTTGTGTAGACAGTGGCCAGTGGAGGGCTAAGAGAAGGGGaaggcagggaaagagggagacgaGCTACTGCTCAGGGCGGATCCTGCGTGGGACTTCTGCAGACGGTCTAGAGGATGAGGTGTTCACACAGGTCAGGGTTCCCAACATACCTTGACCTTTGATCCCAAAAGGCGGCACAAACTCCCGGATCCTAGCCCACTTGCGGAAGGAGTCATCCAGGAACATGGGTGCTGGCTTGGAGAACCTGGAACACAATGGGGCCGCTGAGAATCCCAGCAATGCAACACACTGGAGGACCGGCTGGCTCTGCTGTGCATCTGTCCTGGCCGCAGGTCTGCTGGAGACCACCCTCCACATGCCAGCATACCCTCCCTGCCCTGGCGGAGTGCACGGGGTGGCTGCTGACCTTGCTGGGGGAGGGCTGAGTCTAGGGAGCCTTTATTTGGTCAGCAGCACAAGCGCAGGGATGAGGTCTGCCGGGCAAGGACGGCTGCAGAGCTGGCAGCTCTCTGCAAAGTTATCTGTGCACCCACCACACGGCCTCCCTTTCCTGCTGTCCACACTGTCCCTGAGACCTGGGAATGTGTGGAGGAGACCCTGTCCCATCCGGCAGAGAAATATCCCCAAATACGGCCAGTGCAGGGAGATGGACCACccggggtgagggaggaggagagttCAGGGTGAGAGGGCGCAGCAGGAGATGCACGTTTGGCAGAGAAGAGAACTGTGAttagggcagggctgggaggacagGCTTCAGACAGTGGGAACCCAAGGGCCTTTGTGGGTGGAGAGCCCaacagggtgggtgggtgggggaagggcaagggggagggaaggaggagggtgaAGCCATGCCGAGTCGGGAAGAAGGGAGCAGGCAAGCTTCACTCTGGGCAGGGCAGCCGCAGGCATGGGGAGGAGACCAAGTCAGAAGGGATGCAaaggcagggaggcctggggggAAGTGAGCTCTTCCCAGACCCTAGAGAACGTGGCTTCACGTGGAACTTGGAGGCGGCCGGTTCCCATGGAGCTGACAGCCTGGCTGCGTGCCCTCAGTGGCTCTGCGTCTTTCTCATTCAACCGAGATCAGCCCACTGAGTAACTGGAGGCCACGGGATTCGCCCTCCGGGCCCAGAAGCCAGAATCAACAGCTCCTAATGTGCTGTAACTACTACCATCCATCCTTCATCCCCATCCTCACTAAAGCCATTCCGACCTCCACTCCCTTGAGGAAAGGTATCAGTAATTACATGAGGTCAAACACTGTTAGAGACCTTGATGTGAACTTGACAGAGGCAGAAGACTTTcagtcctgctccctcccccgccACCAGCTGGAGGAAGTCCATGTCAACACTGGAGGCCACTGAGAGGCCCTTCCTGCACACTGGCTTCCCTGTGGACTTCTGGTGCCAGCAACAGAGCGAGCACAGCCCCTCCCGCCGTGCTCGAGCGAGACGCCTCTCTCCTGTGCTCGgtgtattaaaatatgaattgtttTACCATAGACAgtgaggatcctggctccagtctaTGTGTCATATCCATGGAAACACGGTCCCTGCACAAACGTGCATCAAGGACCCTCCTTCTGTGTCAGGACTGTGTTTATAAATTTTTTGTAAAGTTTCTTACTCAGGCTTGGACAACCTTTTATCTGCTTCCCAATATGTACTGGATGTCATAGGCTAATAAAATCTCCAGAGATCTAGCGAAATGATctcaacatgtttttttttttccacttttatctctctccccaccttttcCCCAGCTCATTAGAAAGttcattatattaattttttactttaaaaaacactGTAGGGGTGCATGTTTAGCCTAACTGTTAAGACGCTCGTGTCCCGTATCAGGGtgtctgggtttgggtcctggctccagctccctgccagtgtggaccctgggaggcagcaggtgatggctcaagtacttgagtcctgccacccacatggaaaacctggactgagttcccagctcctggcttcagcctagcccagttccaccctggccattgtgggtatttggggaacaatttctatctttctgcctcccagattCAAAAGAAATCATAATAAACACCTTTTTGTGTAGTCTGCAATATGTGTTAATTCTGGAAAAACACAGATACAGAAAACAGATGCCTGCGACCCCGCGACACAGAGATGATGAACCTTTTGGTTTATATGCAAACTGATCTTCCTTTTCCCATATTATATTGTAGGCTGACTTTCTCCTGAGATAGACACAGTGGGTCAAAGAACAAAAGCCACAAACTGCTGGCAACAAAAAGTGAAATGCAAAAAAGATGGCCAAGTGAAAATATGGCCAAAAAAGAGGAGCTGTCCCGTCAGTAATGGTCAAAAAAGAGCTTGAGAGACAGACCACGGCTAAAGCATTACGTGGGCCTGACAGAGGTTTCTCCAAAACTGTAGCGTGCGACCTACGCATTTCTTGCCTTCATGACTGGCTTTCAAACACTTGCTGCCGCTCCTCCTTCTCTTAGCAGCCCTCGTGACTTAGAGGCGCATGCTGCAGCCTCCCTTTGTGCTCGCTGAGACcgagccagcccctccccaacAGCTCTCCCTGCTAGTGCAGTGCACCGCTTCGCAAAGGGCACCCTTTCTTCCTCCTGTGGATTTGTGTCATCAACTTTCTACTATGGAAAGCTACACTCATACAAAAGTAGTGGAGAACAGCACCGTGCGTCCCCTAGGGGTCTTGTCCAGATTCAGCATCATCAGTCacagtttctatttcttttagaCCCACTCGTTTTCTTTCTCTATTATTTTGGAAAATCTTAGAAACTATGtcatttcaggggccagcgctgtgacttcgtagattaagcctccgcctgtgatgccagcatcccatatgggcactggttcaagtcccagctgctcctcttccaatccagctctctgctatggcctgggaaagcagtggaagatggcccaagtccttgggcccctgcacccgcataggagacctggaagctcctggctcctggcttcatattggctcaaCTCCAAACATTgtagacatgtggggagtgaaccggcagatggaaaacctctgtccttccctccctctctctgtctataactctgcctctcaaagaaattaataataaaaagaaattatgtcatTTCATTCACAAAACACTTCAACATTAATTTTAAGATGATACCTTAAAAAATTTAACCATACTTAAacaactctttatttttttttttttaaagttgagcaTTTATTCCCAATCCATTAGGAAAAAAGTCCACTTGATGTGGCTACACATACCCTTTAATTCATTTCTTCTGAAGAAAAGTACAAAAGACTATACTAAAATCAGACAGGCATTTTTAAACAACTCTTAAAAACATCATGCCTAAAATATTAACtgcaatttctattttaaaaaagatttatttatttacttgaaagtcagagttacacagagagagtgagaggcagagagagaaagaggtcttctatctgctggttcacttcccagttggctgcaatggccggagctgtgccgatccgaagccaggagccaggagcttcttctgggtctcctacatggctgcagggacccaaggattgggccatcctctactgctttcccaggccatagcagagctggatcggaagtggagcagctgggacttgaaccggcgcccatctgggatgctgacactgcaggtggcggctttacccactgcgccacagcgccagccccaactgtaATTTCTTAATAGCAACAGATATCCAACCAGCTTTCAGGTTATTCTTGTTGTCTCATTAATGTTGTCATTGCTTGTATTGATAGCTGGTTTGCTGAGATTAGAAGGGAAGCACAGTTCCCATGCTGTGTTTGCCAGGTCTGTGTCTCTTAATCCACAGATCTCACTGTTTGTTGGTTTTCCCTTACAATTTGTTGCAGTCACCTCGAGTTCCCTACATTCTGTGttttttccagttgcatctagaCACTGTTtaaagactcattttttttttttttaaatttttgacaggcagagtggatagtgagagaaagacagagacagagaaaggtcttccttttgctgttggttcactctccaatggctgccgcgctgcagctggcgcactgcgctgatccgatggcaggagccaggtacttatcctggtctccttggggtacagggcccaagtacttgggccatcctccactgcactccctggccacagaagagagctggcctggaagaggggcaaccgggacagaatccagcaccccgactgggactagaacctggtgtgccggcgccacaaggcggaggattagcctagtgagccatggcgccagctgaagattctttttttttttttttttttttttttttttgacaggcagagtggacagttagagagagacagagagaaaggtcttcctttgccgttggttcaccctccaatggccaccgcggccggcgcgctgtggccggcgcaccacactgatccgatggcaggagccaggtactttttttttttaattttaaatcccACAGCCACTGTTTATTACGGAGCCGCCCCTGATCGGGGTGATGGGCCTATCGGTAGGATTTCTGGTAGCGAGCACGGGCACCGGGGCCTCCAAACTTCTTGGACTTGCAGTGGCGGGGGTCAGCGACCAGCAGGGTGCGGTCATACGGGATGAGGATGTCTTTGATCTCCTTCTTGGACACCTCATCCACATATTTCTGGTAATAGGCCATCAGGGCTTTGGAGATGGACTGGCAGATCACATAAATCTGAGCCACGTGACCGCCACCCTTCACTCGGACCCGGATGTCCACGCCA contains:
- the ST3GAL3 gene encoding CMP-N-acetylneuraminate-beta-1,4-galactoside alpha-2,3-sialyltransferase isoform X9 encodes the protein MGLLVFVRNLLLALCLFLVLGFLYYSAWKLHLFQWEDSNSVVLSFDSAGQTLGSEYDRLGFLLKLDSKLPAELATKYANFSEGACKPGYASALMTAIFPRFSKPAPMFLDDSFRKWARIREFVPPFGIKGQDNLIKAILSVTKEYRLTPALDSLRCRRCIIVGNGGVLANKSLGSRIDDYDIVVRLNSAPVKGFERDVGSKTTLRITYPEGAMQRPEQYERDSLFVLAGFKWQDFKWLKYIVYKERVSWTHNIQREKEFLRKLVRAHVITDLSSGI
- the ST3GAL3 gene encoding CMP-N-acetylneuraminate-beta-1,4-galactoside alpha-2,3-sialyltransferase isoform X10 — encoded protein: MGLLVFVRNLLLALCLFLVLGFLYYSAWKLHLFQWEDSKYDRLGFLLKLDSKLPAELATKYANFSEGACKPGYASALMTAIFPRFSKPAPMFLDDSFRKWARIREFVPPFGIKGQDNLIKAILSVTKEYRLTPALDSLRCRRCIIVGNGGVLANKSLGSRIDDYDIVVRLNSAPVKGFERDVGSKTTLRITYPEGAMQRPEQYERDSLFVLAGFKWQDFKWLKYIVYKERVSWTHNIQREKEFLRKLVRAHVITDLSSGI
- the ST3GAL3 gene encoding CMP-N-acetylneuraminate-beta-1,4-galactoside alpha-2,3-sialyltransferase isoform X11: MGLLVFVRNLLLALCLFLVLGFLYYSAWKLHLFQWEDSKYDRLGFLLKLDSKLFSKPAPMFLDDSFRKWARIREFVPPFGIKGQDNLIKAILSVTKEYRLTPALDSLRCRRCIIVGNGGVLANKSLGSRIDDYDIVVRLNSAPVKGFERDVGSKTTLRITYPEGAMQRPEQYERDSLFVLAGFKWQDFKWLKYIVYKERVSWTHNIQREKEFLRKLVRAHVITDLSSGI
- the ST3GAL3 gene encoding CMP-N-acetylneuraminate-beta-1,4-galactoside alpha-2,3-sialyltransferase isoform X8 → MTAIFPRFSKPAPMFLDDSFRKWARIREFVPPFGIKGQDNLIKAILSVTKEYRLTPALDSLRCRRCIIVGNGGVLANKSLGSRIDDYDIVVRLNSAPVKGFERDVGSKTTLRITYPEGAMQRPEQYERDSLFVLAGFKWQDFKWLKYIVYKERVSASDGFWKSVATRVPKEPPEIRILNPYFIQEAAFTLIGLPFNNGLMGRGNIPTLGSVAVTMALHGCDEVAVAGFGYDMSNPNAPLHYYETVRMAAIKESWTHNIQREKEFLRKLVRAHVITDLSSGI
- the LOC100353689 gene encoding small ribosomal subunit protein uS9-like; translation: MPSKGPLQSIEVCGRKKTATAVAHYKRGNGLIKVNGRPLEMIEPRTLQYKLLEPVLLLGKERFAGVDIRVRVKGGGHVAQIYVICQSISKALMAYYQKYVDEVSKKEIKDILIPYDRTLLVADPRHCKSKKFGGPGARARYQKSYR